A stretch of the Ensifer sp. PDNC004 genome encodes the following:
- a CDS encoding GFA family protein, with protein MSEARNGGCFCGRIRYRLKAAPMFVNCCHCSDCQRQVGSAFVVNGVIERDNIELTGGEPVVVTLPTDSGRPHDVYRCAECQTALWSDYGRRGWLSFVRIASLDHPSNFPPDAHIFTRSKVQWLSLEGGAPAFEVYYDMKTMWPPESLARRAAAEAKAKA; from the coding sequence ATGAGCGAGGCACGAAACGGCGGCTGCTTCTGCGGCAGGATCCGCTATCGGTTGAAGGCAGCGCCGATGTTCGTCAATTGCTGCCATTGCAGCGATTGCCAGCGCCAGGTCGGCAGCGCCTTCGTCGTCAACGGCGTGATCGAGCGTGACAACATCGAACTTACCGGAGGCGAGCCGGTCGTCGTGACGCTTCCGACGGACAGCGGTCGCCCGCATGACGTCTACCGTTGCGCCGAATGCCAGACGGCGCTCTGGAGCGACTACGGCCGGCGCGGCTGGCTTTCCTTCGTCCGGATCGCAAGCCTTGACCACCCGTCGAACTTCCCGCCGGACGCGCATATCTTCACCCGCTCCAAGGTTCAGTGGCTGTCGCTCGAGGGCGGCGCGCCGGCCTTCGAGGTCTACTACGACATGAAGACCATGTGGCCGCCGGAAAGCCTGGCACGGCGCGCGGCCGCGGAAGCGAAGGCAAAAGCGTGA
- a CDS encoding sugar O-acetyltransferase, whose protein sequence is MTASERDKMAAGEWYSCLVDELEALRMTARIAVHQHNTMPPAERGNMASALRELFGAVADDVFIEAPFHCSYGINIHLGGRVYLNAGCTILDSGRVAIGAGTMLGPNVQIYCAEHHRDAVLRGQGLEVAKPVTIGADVWIGGGAIILGGVTIGDGAIVGAGSVVTKDVAAGAVVAGNPARPLRGVST, encoded by the coding sequence GTGACAGCCAGCGAACGCGACAAGATGGCAGCCGGAGAATGGTACTCCTGCCTCGTCGACGAACTCGAGGCGCTGCGGATGACGGCGCGTATTGCTGTCCATCAGCACAACACCATGCCGCCGGCGGAGCGTGGAAACATGGCGTCGGCGCTGCGGGAGCTGTTCGGTGCCGTTGCCGATGACGTCTTCATCGAGGCGCCGTTCCATTGCTCTTACGGCATCAACATCCACCTTGGCGGCCGCGTCTATCTCAATGCCGGCTGCACGATCCTCGACAGCGGCCGCGTGGCGATCGGGGCGGGGACGATGCTGGGGCCGAACGTGCAGATCTATTGCGCCGAGCACCACAGGGATGCCGTGCTTCGCGGCCAAGGCCTCGAAGTCGCCAAGCCGGTGACGATTGGTGCCGATGTTTGGATCGGCGGCGGCGCGATCATTCTCGGCGGTGTCACGATCGGGGATGGCGCGATCGTCGGTGCGGGCTCGGTGGTGACGAAGGACGTGGCGGCCGGCGCCGTGGTCGCCGGCAACCCGGCGCGGCCGCTCCGCGGCGTGTCTACGTAA